From Brevibacillus marinus, a single genomic window includes:
- the lgt gene encoding prolipoprotein diacylglyceryl transferase: protein MIDPIAFSIGPLNVHWYGIIMGTAFFIGTYLARYHAKRAGHDPDHILNMVVWIIPAAIVCARAYYVIFEWDYYRDHLEDVLAVWKGGLAIHGGLIGGVLAGALYIRKHNLPLLQFADVIMPSVILGQAIGRWGNFINQEAHGGEVSAEFMARFPAFIREQMYIDGHYYHPTFLYESLWNLFVFLILLAILYRFKRFDGQVLFSYMILYSLGRFFIEGLRTDSLMIADTIRAAQLVSVLLIVSGSVLYILFWRRSKQKSTLDQS, encoded by the coding sequence TTGATTGATCCCATCGCCTTTTCCATCGGACCGTTAAACGTGCACTGGTACGGTATCATCATGGGAACGGCTTTCTTCATCGGTACGTACTTGGCGCGCTACCACGCCAAACGCGCCGGTCACGACCCCGACCATATCCTGAACATGGTGGTGTGGATCATTCCCGCGGCGATCGTCTGTGCACGGGCGTATTACGTCATCTTTGAATGGGACTACTACCGGGATCACCTGGAAGATGTGCTCGCCGTCTGGAAGGGAGGGCTTGCCATTCACGGAGGACTGATCGGCGGCGTGCTCGCCGGAGCTCTTTACATCCGCAAACACAACCTGCCGCTGCTGCAATTCGCTGACGTCATCATGCCCAGCGTCATCCTCGGACAGGCGATCGGCCGTTGGGGCAACTTCATCAATCAGGAAGCGCACGGCGGAGAAGTTTCGGCCGAATTTATGGCCCGCTTTCCGGCGTTCATCCGGGAACAGATGTACATAGACGGTCATTATTACCATCCCACGTTTTTATACGAATCGCTGTGGAACCTCTTCGTCTTCCTGATCCTGCTGGCTATTCTTTACCGGTTTAAGCGCTTCGACGGTCAGGTTTTGTTCAGCTACATGATCCTCTATTCGCTGGGCCGCTTTTTCATCGAAGGGCTGCGCACGGACAGCCTGATGATCGCCGATACCATCCGCGCAGCCCAGTTGGTCAGCGTGCTGTTGATCGTCAGTGGCAGCGTGCTGTACATCCTCTTTTGGCGCAGGAGCAAGCAAAAATCCACGTTAGACCAGTCGTAA
- the ligD gene encoding non-homologous end-joining DNA ligase, translating into MATLTRSHVMEIEGKEIAISNPDKLLWPQAGVSKLDYLAYLLEVAPCLLRYTRNRLLTVIRYPHGVEGKHFYQKNLPAYAPAWIPTAVWENTRYPVLNDLPTLIWMGNQAALEWHVSFHEISDEIPTELVFDLDPSTPDFADAIDAALKLKEVLDELQLPSWIKTSGASGLQVYVPIEQKYRFAETRRVGEFIARYLVDKYPRSLTIERLVKNRGKKLYIDYLQHWRGKTLAAPYSTRAKPDATVSAPLRWEEVPSIHPTQFTVHTMPERLQQTGDLFAPLLSPLNRVSLDPILSFLASR; encoded by the coding sequence ATGGCCACGTTAACCCGGTCCCACGTAATGGAAATAGAAGGAAAAGAGATCGCGATCAGCAATCCGGACAAACTGCTGTGGCCGCAGGCCGGCGTAAGCAAACTGGATTATTTGGCGTACCTGCTGGAAGTGGCCCCCTGCCTGCTGCGCTACACCCGCAACCGCCTGCTCACGGTGATCCGCTATCCGCACGGCGTTGAAGGGAAGCATTTTTACCAAAAGAATTTGCCGGCCTACGCTCCCGCCTGGATTCCCACCGCCGTCTGGGAGAACACCCGCTATCCGGTGCTGAACGACCTGCCTACCCTGATCTGGATGGGAAATCAAGCCGCCTTGGAGTGGCACGTCTCGTTTCACGAGATCAGCGACGAGATTCCCACGGAACTGGTCTTTGACCTCGATCCTTCGACACCCGACTTTGCCGACGCGATCGACGCCGCACTCAAACTGAAAGAGGTGCTGGACGAACTGCAGCTGCCGTCCTGGATCAAGACATCGGGCGCCAGCGGATTGCAGGTTTATGTGCCGATCGAGCAAAAGTATCGGTTTGCCGAGACCCGCCGGGTAGGGGAGTTTATCGCCCGCTATCTGGTCGACAAATACCCGCGCAGCTTGACGATTGAACGTTTGGTCAAAAACCGGGGCAAGAAGCTGTACATCGACTATTTGCAGCACTGGCGCGGGAAAACGCTGGCCGCCCCCTACTCCACCCGGGCCAAACCGGATGCGACGGTCTCCGCTCCGCTCCGCTGGGAGGAAGTGCCGTCGATTCATCCGACGCAGTTTACCGTGCATACCATGCCGGAACGACTGCAGCAAACAGGGGATCTATTCGCGCCGCTGCTCTCTCCGCTGAACAGGGTGTCACTCGATCCGATTCTCTCCTTTCTCGCCTCGCGTTAA
- the ligD gene encoding non-homologous end-joining DNA ligase: MRPLIPMEPLPSETIPAGAGWIAQVKWDGVRILTYYDGRHVRLYNRRLHERTAHYPEIANLRAYCDAQSVILDGEVIALGEDGKPSFHQVMRRDGLRRLENVAERQKQVPVTYMIFDILYHNGNWLHRRPLAERMKRLAETIQPGEQQLVVPSYPDGRSLWQAVKQQGLEGIVMKRTDAPYYIGEKTGVWLKIKNYRDLFAVIGGFTVKDGQVNAVLLGMYDERGRLVYIGHCGPGKLTQPEWRELAEQLKHSLVEQPPFAGMPARAAAVHWVKPARAVKVKYLEWTSGRTLRQPTIQAIVDLPLEAGSWTEYPFQTEGR; this comes from the coding sequence ATGCGACCGCTGATCCCGATGGAACCGCTGCCCAGCGAGACCATCCCCGCAGGTGCTGGTTGGATTGCCCAGGTCAAGTGGGACGGGGTGCGGATTTTGACCTATTACGACGGCCGGCATGTCCGCCTCTACAATCGCCGGCTGCACGAACGGACGGCCCACTATCCGGAAATCGCCAACCTGCGCGCGTATTGCGATGCGCAGTCCGTGATTCTGGACGGGGAAGTGATCGCGCTGGGCGAAGACGGCAAGCCGTCATTCCACCAGGTCATGCGCCGGGATGGCTTGCGGCGGCTGGAAAACGTGGCAGAGCGGCAAAAACAGGTGCCCGTCACCTACATGATCTTTGACATCCTGTACCACAACGGGAACTGGCTGCATCGCCGCCCGCTTGCGGAACGAATGAAGCGGCTGGCCGAAACCATTCAGCCTGGCGAACAGCAGCTGGTGGTCCCTTCTTATCCGGACGGCCGCAGCTTGTGGCAAGCGGTGAAACAACAAGGCTTGGAAGGAATTGTCATGAAGCGGACCGACGCCCCGTACTACATCGGTGAAAAAACAGGCGTTTGGCTGAAGATCAAAAACTACCGCGATTTGTTTGCCGTAATCGGCGGTTTTACGGTGAAGGACGGTCAGGTAAACGCCGTGCTGCTGGGGATGTACGATGAGCGCGGACGGCTTGTCTACATCGGCCACTGCGGGCCGGGCAAGCTGACCCAGCCGGAGTGGCGGGAGTTGGCAGAACAACTGAAGCACAGCCTGGTCGAGCAGCCGCCGTTTGCCGGCATGCCGGCCCGCGCCGCCGCTGTCCATTGGGTCAAGCCCGCACGTGCCGTCAAAGTCAAGTACCTGGAATGGACGTCAGGCCGTACGCTGCGCCAGCCGACCATCCAGGCGATTGTGGATCTGCCGCTGGAAGCAGGCAGCTGGACGGAGTACCCGTTCCAAACGGAAGGAAGATAA
- a CDS encoding Ku protein, with protein sequence MHTVWKGSISFGLVNIPVRMFTATEHRDIRFRQLHQACHTPIRYAKTCPTCQREVEAGEIVRGFEYEKDNFVIVHEEDLDKLTPETRKAIEILDFVQLDEIDPIFFEKSYYLSPQETGEKAYSLLREAMRRTGKIAIAQVTLRNRQSLAVIRIYGPCILLETIFYPDEVRAVSLVPALPGKDVPLAENELAMAEQLIDNMTTTFDPSKYRDRYREDLHDLIDKKLEGQEVAVAPAAPRANVIDLMQALKESIAAAEKEGVGRPAKLEAEPAAQGNARGKADKTAKPEEGKSEAQTKKITKKLKRKIGTPGG encoded by the coding sequence ATGCATACCGTCTGGAAAGGCTCGATCAGCTTCGGGTTGGTCAACATTCCCGTCCGCATGTTTACCGCCACGGAACACCGCGACATCCGGTTTCGTCAGCTGCACCAAGCCTGCCACACGCCGATTCGCTACGCCAAGACCTGTCCCACCTGCCAGCGGGAAGTGGAAGCCGGCGAAATCGTGCGCGGGTTTGAATATGAAAAGGATAACTTCGTCATTGTGCACGAGGAAGACCTGGACAAGCTGACCCCGGAAACACGCAAGGCGATTGAGATACTGGACTTTGTTCAGCTAGATGAAATCGATCCGATTTTCTTTGAGAAAAGCTACTACCTCTCGCCGCAGGAGACCGGCGAAAAAGCCTATTCCCTGTTGCGGGAAGCGATGCGGCGCACCGGCAAAATCGCGATTGCCCAGGTCACGCTGCGCAACCGGCAAAGTCTGGCCGTGATTCGCATCTACGGGCCGTGCATTCTGCTGGAGACGATTTTCTACCCGGACGAAGTGCGGGCGGTCAGTCTGGTCCCCGCCCTGCCCGGGAAAGACGTCCCCCTCGCGGAGAACGAACTGGCGATGGCGGAACAATTGATCGATAACATGACGACGACCTTTGACCCTTCCAAATACCGCGACCGCTATCGCGAGGATCTGCACGATTTGATCGACAAAAAACTGGAGGGACAAGAGGTTGCCGTCGCCCCGGCCGCACCGCGGGCCAACGTCATCGACCTGATGCAGGCGCTGAAAGAGAGCATCGCCGCCGCCGAGAAAGAAGGGGTGGGCCGGCCCGCGAAGCTGGAGGCGGAGCCGGCTGCACAGGGGAACGCTCGCGGCAAAGCGGACAAAACGGCGAAGCCGGAGGAAGGGAAATCCGAAGCACAAACCAAAAAGATCACCAAAAAACTGAAGCGCAAAATCGGGACGCCGGGTGGCTGA